ATAAAGAGCTCCCTAGGAAACCTGCCTCAACCTCAAAATATCGACCACCGTATCCCCCCTCTTTTATGTACTCATTTTGTATGTCGATATACTCAACATGAGCTATTTTCGGCCAGTCTTCACCTATTTCCCTTTGGCACCGCTTCTCTAAATTTGGGCAACCTTTCATAGTCAATGATTTTAGACCACTAAGGAGTTGGATGCTCGTTGGAAGACCAGACAATTTGGGACACGCATAAATTGTTAACTCATGAAGCAAGGTAAAGTTTTCGAAACATTCAGGCAGAGATTCTAAGGTTTGGAAGATCAGATAAGGTTAAGGACTGCAAAGAAGTCATATGTTGTAAAGCCTCATGGAAACCGTTGACTTCTGAACAGCTACCAATCACCAACGTCTCAAGACAAGTTAGATATTGAAAACCCGATGACATGTTGAACTTATTGCACTTCATAATATTTAACACCTTGAGAGAGTGTAGTCCTTTCAATACTTCATTGGTTATTGACCTGATGTTTTTGCAATGGTAAATATATAGTTCTTGGAGAGCATGGATCATGTTGGATATGTTTAGATACTTTAGAGAAGGTAGTTTCCACAATTCCGGAAGGTTTAAACAACTCTTGCAATCCACAAGCTCTAAAGAACTTAAATCTTTGAGAGAAGGGCTAGCAATCCATGGTGGAAAATGCGCACCTGTGTATCCTCCTATGCCACAAGAATAAAGTTGTTGGGCATAAGGTTGAAGCGCTTCTAGAATCTGCTCAATATTTTCTTGTAGTTGGGAGACTTCATTTCTTTCCCATGACAACCACAAATGGTTCAGTTTCTTCCTTGAAATATTGGCTTTTTTGGCATCTGCTACACTCTTAACTCTCTCTAAATTCTTGATGTGCAACTGTCCTTTAAGGTTAAGTTGTCCCAGTTCTTCCAAAAGGAACCCCCTTTTGTTGCCAACAATGTATTTGCTTAAAGTCTTTAGGGAATTCAGCTTTCCTAAATGAGGGGGCAAGCTTGATAGTGAATCACAACCTCTTAAAGACAAATGTTGGAGAGCTTTTAAGCATGTTAAACCATCAGGCAACTTTTGTAGATTATAACAAGCATCTAACTTCAAGACTTGCAAATTGTAAAGCTTGCAAAGCGATTTTGGAAGGCTATTGAAGCTACCTTCAGAAATATCTAAATATCTTAGATATTTTAGACCGCCAATTGAAGTAGGCAATTTGTTTAGTCTATTGCTCAAAAGTACCCGTAAAGAATAACATTTCAATACCTGAGGTGAAAGTTGTCCAGCATCAAACACATTGAAATTCTCCGCCAGATAGGTCTTCAATGACTTGGCATGGTGCAACTGTATTGAATTGACTATCTCAAATGAATTTTCCTTGTAAACTGAGAGGTGGCGGATACTCTCAGACACAGTAGGCAAGTCATTGTTATAAGTGATGCAACAAACTTCTCTTGTAACTGACTCAGCAAGTTCATGAACAAGATCATGCATCTTAAATGATGTAATTTGACCAAATTCATCTGTCTCAGTATCTTGGAAAAATGATCTCCAATATAATTCATTCCACACCTCATTACCAACACCTTCTGCATCCAACATTTGATTGGATGAAATGAAGCCATTAGCAATCCAAAGCTCAATCATGAAGTGCTTGCTCATAATTTCATCTTTGGGAAATAATGCACAAAAGGAAAAACACTGTCTCAATTTTACTGGCAAATTGAGGTAACTTAGTTTTAAGGCAGACTTGACGTAATCTTCACCTTCTAAACTCCATAGCTTACTTTCCTTCACATAGAGCCactctttttcttctcttttaaaCCGCAAAAGACTTCCTAGTGCTATTGCCGCAAGAGGGACTCACACACACTTTTTTAGTATCTCCTTTCCTATGACCACAAGCTTTTCATCTTCTGCCTCATTTGGTCCAAACGCTCGTTGCCTAAACAATTCCCAACAGTCTTTATCAGATAGCCTAGATAATTCATGAGGAGGCACTGTCCCCATGATTTTGGCTACATTTAAAAGACGAGTAGTGACCAAAATTGAAGTACCCTTTCCACCACAAGCCAATAGAAATTTCAATCTCAGCCAATACTCTTGTTTTTGGTTCCACAAGTCATCCAAAACAA
Above is a genomic segment from Medicago truncatula cultivar Jemalong A17 chromosome 5, MtrunA17r5.0-ANR, whole genome shotgun sequence containing:
- the LOC11413217 gene encoding disease resistance protein RGA2, whose product is MSKHFMIELWIANGFISSNQMLDAEGVGNEVWNELYWRSFFQDTETDEFGQITSFKMHDLVHELAESVTREVCCITYNNDLPTVSESIRHLSVYKENSFEIVNSIQLHHAKSLKTYLAENFNVFDAGQLSPQVLKCYSLRVLLSNRLNKLPTSIGGLKYLRYLDISEGSFNSLPKSLCKLYNLQVLKLDACYNLQKLPDGLTCLKALQHLSLRGCDSLSSLPPHLGKLNSLKTLSKYIVGNKRGFLLEELGQLNLKGQLHIKNLERVKSVADAKKANISRKKLNHLWLSWERNEVSQLQENIEQILEALQPYAQQLYSCGIGGYTGAHFPPWIASPSLKDLSSLELVDCKSCLNLPELWKLPSLKYLNISNMIHALQELYIYHCKNIRSITNEVLKGLHSLKVLNIMKCNKFNMSSGFQYLTCLETLVIGSCSEVNGFHEALQHMTSLQSLTLSDLPNLRISA